In a genomic window of Halalkalicoccus sp. CG83:
- a CDS encoding 2Fe-2S iron-sulfur cluster-binding protein → MGETTYSVEIVVPEDADSERAGEVVEIEVGEEEYVLAAARNEGLWLPADCQQGWCTTCAAELLEGEVDQSDAKRYYEVDDDEDMTLICTAKPRSDLRIRSHQHREMLEHRAEYDKPPGKSKLG, encoded by the coding sequence ATGGGAGAAACGACGTACAGCGTGGAGATCGTCGTACCCGAGGACGCCGACTCGGAACGCGCCGGAGAGGTCGTCGAGATCGAGGTCGGAGAGGAGGAGTACGTGCTCGCGGCCGCACGAAACGAGGGGCTGTGGCTGCCCGCGGACTGCCAGCAGGGCTGGTGTACCACCTGTGCCGCGGAGCTGCTGGAGGGCGAGGTCGACCAGTCCGACGCCAAACGGTACTACGAGGTCGACGACGACGAGGACATGACCCTCATCTGTACCGCCAAACCTCGTTCGGATCTACGGATCCGCTCCCACCAGCACCGAGAGATGCTCGAACACCGTGCCGAGTACGACAAGCCGCCGGGGAAGTCGAAGCTCGGCTGA
- a CDS encoding MBL fold metallo-hydrolase: MRITFLGTGSAMPTGERSQTGLLLSDGGRRLLVDCGSGVLHGLARTDVGYEGVSSLLLTHHHLDHVADLMPLMKARWLAGEEHLEIVGPEGTESLIDGLLDVHEYMQDRLDLTVREVGPHDFEVAGFEVEGYETRHSMYCLAYRFDDLFTFSGDSEAFEGLASFAEDSAVLVHDCSFPDDVDVSGHPTPAELGETLAGHEIGRVYITHLYPHTEGRHEEMLESVGEHYDGDVRIADDGLSVTIS; this comes from the coding sequence ATGCGCATCACCTTCCTCGGAACGGGCAGCGCGATGCCCACCGGCGAGCGTTCACAGACCGGGCTGCTGTTGAGCGACGGCGGTCGGCGACTGCTCGTCGACTGCGGCAGCGGCGTCCTCCACGGTCTCGCGCGAACGGACGTCGGCTACGAGGGCGTCTCCTCGCTGCTGTTGACCCACCACCACCTCGATCACGTCGCCGACCTCATGCCGCTGATGAAGGCCCGCTGGCTCGCCGGCGAGGAGCACCTCGAGATCGTCGGCCCGGAGGGGACGGAGTCGCTCATCGACGGCCTGCTGGACGTCCACGAGTACATGCAGGACCGCCTCGACCTCACGGTTCGGGAGGTCGGCCCGCACGACTTCGAGGTCGCCGGCTTCGAGGTCGAGGGCTACGAGACGCGCCACTCGATGTACTGTCTGGCCTATCGGTTCGACGACCTGTTCACGTTCAGCGGCGACAGCGAGGCGTTCGAGGGGCTCGCGAGCTTCGCCGAGGACTCCGCCGTCCTGGTCCACGACTGTTCGTTCCCCGACGACGTCGACGTCTCGGGCCACCCGACGCCCGCCGAGCTCGGCGAGACCCTCGCCGGCCACGAGATCGGTCGGGTCTACATCACGCACCTCTACCCGCACACGGAGGGACGACACGAGGAGATGCTGGAGTCGGTCGGAGAGCACTACGACGGCGACGTCCGGATCGCGGACGACGGACTGAGCGTGACGATCAGCTGA
- a CDS encoding ATP-dependent helicase translates to MDGDETPAGVDGLPFDPDAVEVDDREVLELFEPAVREWWLREFGAFVPENGGFFTPPQKEAIPAIHGRENVLICSPTGSGKTLASFAAIINELFVRERSGERANEDATPDEGNDESGTDGDEDDNDENGGGLENSVYCLYVSPLKSLANDIGRNLDEPLSGVAEILEERGESTEIRHAIRHGDTPSSERQRMLEETPHILNTTPETLAILLNSPKFREKLRTVEYVIVDEIHSLAENKRGTHLSVSLERLENLAERSPTRIGCSATVEPLETMAEFLVGCEEGESGEMEPREYEIVDTRFVREYDVELACPTDDLIHTPRELVQERFYDELDGLIGEHTNTIVFTNTRSGAERVLQNLRERPGYDESNSGCHHGSLSRESRQRVEEGLKAGELDVVTTSTSLELGIDMPHVDLVVQVGSPKSVASLLQRVGRAGHRLGRTVTGRVIALDRDELIECAVMLRKAEEGFVDRVFVPENATDVAAQHVYGMAIAQIRPEREVKATLKRAYPYRDFPDRQYESLMRYLTAEYEGLEERNVYAKIWRDENDPPDGQHHYPEHPVGEPLIGKRGRLARVIYMTNIGTIPDSFTCTVLTRGENERVGDLDESYLDTLDPGDVFVLGGQHFEFRYRRGSKVYVDRTNARPTVPSWFSERLPLSYDLACEILGFNRELTEHYGAGGPPAVRNWLREFPIDDHSVRAITRMFDEQVRYAGLESVSTDERLAIEEEHDRDEYKRRYYVRSNYGRRFNEGFSRLLAYRCAQSANANVNVAVADNGFALSMPLNRKVDLVGLIEGLDPENVRGLLRESLAGTDLLQRYFRINATRSLMILKRYKGYEKSASQQQVSSEMLLGFAGDLEEFAVLEETYREILEDKLSVSAIGDVLRSIRDGELTIERERVDSPSPLSFGLATLSASDVVLAEDESAVLKEFHDRVLETIGEDAAVLGN, encoded by the coding sequence ATGGACGGGGACGAGACGCCGGCGGGCGTCGACGGCCTCCCGTTCGACCCCGACGCGGTCGAGGTCGACGACCGGGAGGTCCTCGAACTGTTCGAACCCGCGGTTCGAGAGTGGTGGCTCCGCGAGTTCGGCGCGTTCGTCCCGGAGAACGGGGGGTTCTTCACGCCACCACAGAAGGAGGCGATCCCGGCGATCCACGGACGCGAGAACGTCCTCATCTGTTCGCCGACCGGCAGCGGCAAGACGCTCGCGAGCTTCGCCGCGATCATCAACGAGCTGTTCGTCCGCGAACGATCCGGAGAGCGAGCGAACGAGGACGCCACTCCGGACGAAGGTAACGACGAGAGCGGAACCGATGGCGACGAGGACGACAACGACGAGAACGGCGGCGGGCTCGAGAACTCGGTCTACTGTCTGTACGTCTCGCCGCTGAAGTCGCTCGCGAACGACATCGGGCGCAACCTCGACGAGCCGCTCAGCGGCGTCGCGGAGATCCTCGAGGAGCGCGGCGAGTCGACGGAGATCCGCCACGCGATCCGCCACGGCGACACCCCATCGAGCGAGCGCCAGCGGATGCTCGAGGAGACGCCACACATCCTGAACACCACCCCCGAAACGCTCGCCATCCTGCTCAACTCCCCGAAGTTCCGCGAGAAGCTCCGAACCGTCGAGTACGTGATCGTCGACGAGATCCACAGCCTCGCGGAGAACAAGCGCGGTACGCACCTCTCGGTGAGCCTCGAACGCCTCGAGAACCTCGCGGAACGCTCGCCGACACGGATCGGCTGCTCGGCGACGGTCGAGCCGTTGGAGACGATGGCGGAGTTCCTCGTCGGCTGCGAGGAGGGAGAATCGGGGGAGATGGAGCCGCGCGAGTACGAGATCGTCGACACCCGGTTCGTCCGCGAGTACGACGTCGAGCTCGCCTGTCCGACGGACGACCTGATTCACACGCCCAGGGAACTCGTCCAGGAGCGGTTCTACGACGAACTCGACGGGCTGATCGGCGAGCACACCAACACCATCGTCTTCACGAACACACGCTCGGGCGCCGAGCGCGTCCTCCAGAACCTCCGCGAGCGTCCCGGCTACGACGAGTCGAACTCGGGCTGTCACCACGGTAGCCTCTCGCGGGAGTCGCGCCAGCGCGTCGAGGAGGGGCTGAAAGCGGGCGAACTGGACGTGGTGACCACCTCCACGAGCCTCGAGCTCGGCATCGACATGCCCCACGTCGACCTCGTCGTACAGGTCGGCTCGCCCAAGTCGGTGGCCTCGCTGCTCCAGCGTGTGGGCCGGGCGGGACACCGGCTGGGCCGAACCGTCACGGGGCGGGTGATCGCGCTGGATCGCGACGAGCTGATCGAGTGTGCGGTGATGCTCCGGAAGGCCGAGGAGGGGTTCGTCGACCGGGTGTTCGTCCCCGAGAACGCCACGGACGTCGCCGCCCAGCACGTCTACGGCATGGCGATCGCCCAAATACGCCCCGAGCGCGAGGTGAAGGCCACGCTGAAGCGGGCCTACCCCTACCGCGACTTCCCCGATCGACAGTACGAGTCGCTGATGCGCTATCTGACGGCGGAGTACGAGGGACTCGAGGAGAGGAACGTCTACGCGAAGATCTGGCGCGACGAGAACGACCCGCCCGACGGCCAGCACCATTACCCCGAACATCCCGTCGGCGAGCCGCTGATCGGCAAGCGCGGCCGGCTCGCCCGCGTGATCTACATGACGAACATCGGGACGATCCCCGACAGCTTCACGTGCACCGTCCTCACCCGCGGAGAGAACGAGCGGGTCGGCGATCTCGACGAGAGCTACCTCGACACGCTCGATCCCGGCGACGTGTTCGTTCTGGGCGGCCAGCACTTCGAGTTCCGGTACAGGAGGGGGTCGAAAGTGTACGTCGACCGGACGAACGCACGGCCGACGGTCCCCTCCTGGTTCTCCGAACGCCTGCCGCTCTCGTACGACCTCGCCTGCGAGATCCTCGGGTTCAATCGCGAACTGACGGAGCACTACGGGGCCGGCGGGCCGCCGGCGGTGCGAAACTGGCTCCGGGAGTTCCCGATCGACGACCACAGCGTCCGCGCGATCACCCGGATGTTCGACGAGCAGGTGCGTTACGCCGGCCTCGAGAGCGTGAGCACCGACGAGCGGCTGGCGATCGAGGAGGAGCACGACCGCGACGAGTACAAACGCCGCTACTACGTCCGCTCGAACTACGGCCGACGGTTCAACGAGGGGTTCTCCAGGCTGCTGGCCTATCGGTGTGCCCAGTCGGCGAACGCGAACGTCAACGTCGCCGTCGCGGACAACGGCTTCGCGCTGTCGATGCCGCTCAACCGGAAGGTCGATCTCGTAGGACTGATCGAGGGACTCGATCCCGAGAACGTCCGGGGGCTGCTCCGCGAGAGCCTCGCGGGAACCGACCTCCTCCAGCGGTACTTCCGAATCAACGCCACCCGGTCGCTGATGATCCTGAAACGCTACAAGGGCTACGAGAAATCGGCGAGCCAACAGCAGGTCTCGAGCGAGATGCTGCTGGGGTTCGCGGGCGACCTCGAGGAGTTCGCCGTCCTTGAGGAGACCTACCGCGAGATCCTCGAGGACAAACTCTCCGTCTCGGCGATCGGAGACGTTCTGCGGTCGATTCGCGACGGCGAACTAACGATCGAACGCGAGCGCGTCGACTCGCCGTCGCCGCTCTCCTTCGGCCTGGCAACGCTGTCGGCGAGCGACGTCGTCCTCGCGGAGGACGAGAGCGCCGTGCTCAAGGAGTTCCACGACCGGGTGCTCGAGACGATCGGCGAGGACGCGGCCGTCCTCGGTAACTGA
- a CDS encoding MBL fold metallo-hydrolase, producing MESRATGVNPARIAELSDDADAFLLDVRRERDYEKWHIDGAYNVPLYDQLLAKDYDGLEAAIETGEIPADVPVYVVCVAGVTSARAADFLRERGYDAASMTDGMRGWGRVHQSYEIGSVDGVVQVVRPGTGCLSYVVHDDGEAVVVDPSLYVQEYVDIARERDLEIVGVVDTHAHADHVSGGRRLAAELTVPYLLHEADGGHLDWYVSIEGGDRIAVGERALEVVHTPGHTPGSVSLRFGNALLSGDTLFVRSVGRPDLEDDDEAAVRRAAARLFATLREIAAMPEETLVLPGHFGSETDRPLATTLGELRTTNDLLAIDSEAAFVERVVEGLGETPANYRRIKRVNWGLEPLGEETARLELGPNNCAAN from the coding sequence ATGGAAAGTAGAGCAACTGGAGTGAACCCGGCGCGGATAGCGGAGCTCAGTGACGACGCGGACGCCTTTCTCCTCGACGTCCGGCGCGAGCGCGACTACGAGAAGTGGCACATCGACGGGGCGTACAACGTCCCGCTCTACGACCAGCTCCTCGCAAAGGACTACGACGGGCTCGAGGCAGCGATCGAGACGGGCGAGATCCCCGCGGACGTGCCGGTGTACGTCGTCTGCGTGGCGGGGGTGACCTCCGCCCGCGCGGCCGACTTCCTCCGCGAACGGGGCTACGACGCCGCCTCGATGACCGACGGGATGCGGGGCTGGGGACGGGTCCACCAGTCCTACGAGATCGGGAGTGTCGACGGCGTGGTACAGGTCGTCCGTCCGGGGACGGGCTGTCTCTCGTACGTCGTCCACGACGACGGCGAGGCGGTCGTAGTCGATCCCAGCCTCTACGTCCAGGAGTACGTCGACATCGCGCGCGAGCGTGACCTCGAGATCGTCGGCGTCGTCGATACTCACGCCCACGCGGATCACGTCAGCGGCGGCCGCAGACTCGCCGCCGAACTGACCGTTCCCTACCTCCTCCACGAGGCCGACGGCGGGCATCTCGACTGGTACGTCTCGATCGAGGGCGGCGACCGGATCGCCGTCGGCGAACGTGCTCTCGAGGTGGTCCACACGCCCGGCCACACGCCGGGCAGCGTCTCGCTGCGTTTCGGAAACGCGCTCCTCTCGGGTGATACGCTGTTCGTCCGGAGCGTCGGTCGGCCCGACCTCGAGGACGATGACGAGGCCGCGGTTCGGCGGGCCGCGGCGCGGCTGTTCGCCACTCTGCGAGAGATAGCCGCTATGCCCGAGGAAACCCTCGTCCTCCCGGGCCACTTCGGCAGCGAGACCGACCGTCCGTTGGCGACGACGCTCGGCGAGCTCCGCACGACGAACGATTTACTGGCTATCGATAGCGAGGCGGCGTTCGTCGAGCGCGTCGTCGAGGGTCTCGGAGAGACGCCGGCGAACTACCGACGCATCAAGCGGGTCAACTGGGGACTGGAACCGCTCGGCGAGGAGACCGCACGGCTCGAACTCGGGCCGAACAACTGCGCTGCGAACTAA
- a CDS encoding AAA domain-containing protein, giving the protein MQIRGTVIDPGERRSVSTQYGERELAEPLVRIDDVKGRDTTQGAEDRRKSSGSERRGASRSSSDPESDGGVERLEGERSEVIGREFTVTLWGKWVETAELLEPGMELLVTDVEETEFRGERGYATSKGSYVVLEPDFLVNVTDVRSWVQCPRMYYLNKLSGVPLNYPVVKGTIVHEVFGDLLRGREFDAAVEDRVAEAGLELGLLEKSAAEVEADVRANARAIDGWLSQGTLGEEDDWRSEYTLISERFGIKGRADALRRGMPVELKTGKNTNRDPRFQDKIQAACYALLLEERGGVDSETSSTSRAAGANGSGDSAGRGPAGSRTASGDTEPPDTGTLLYTKNSALDRNEATGDLSPAKEFSIGHGLLEFVVRTRNEIAAMEHGFGVPTGYEADAKCEYCFEQDTCMVVSGRLDQESKAGKIASALPEHEREYFDRTYRLIEEERRETHREYAKLWEQTPQERADDDRALIGLEPVSETMREDGRWELRARGSGAVSKLREGDVALASDGDPIRGHAELARIERLGEEVVVATDEPVPLRRLDVYPSDMSSDGMLTALHDALLKGDPRRKAVLFGEEAPEFGESEETFIGNNASQDEAVRQAVAAEDFALIHGPPGTGKTYTIARTIRALVERGDRVLLSAFTNRAVDNALEALRDQGFTEFVRFGTEHGVRPDMQPFLLERRGDPEERARELREASVVAATTASCGSRIMREQEFDVALVDEASQLTEPATLAAINRAKRFVLVGDHHQLPPVVRTENELSRSLFERLIETHPEAGVMLDRQYRMAQRIQSFSSREFYDGKLRPATGAVARQRIDDLESVSFEALPEALRERASFVDVEGDDGRHTDEREAGRIAELVERFAEAGVDPADIGVIAPFRAQVTTIDGRVPEAVTVDTVDRFQGSSKEVVIVSLVASDSADMEGPIFDDYRRVNVALTRAKKSLVLVGTGDALRSDDLYGRIVDWAER; this is encoded by the coding sequence GTGCAGATACGCGGAACCGTCATCGACCCCGGCGAGCGACGGAGCGTTTCGACGCAGTACGGTGAACGGGAACTCGCCGAGCCGCTCGTCCGGATCGATGACGTGAAGGGACGCGACACCACGCAGGGGGCCGAGGATCGACGGAAATCCTCCGGAAGTGAGCGGCGTGGAGCTTCGCGATCCTCGTCGGATCCGGAATCCGACGGCGGAGTGGAACGCCTCGAAGGCGAGCGATCGGAGGTCATCGGCAGGGAGTTCACGGTCACGCTCTGGGGAAAGTGGGTCGAGACGGCCGAGCTGCTGGAGCCGGGGATGGAGCTGCTGGTCACCGACGTCGAGGAGACGGAGTTCCGTGGCGAGCGCGGTTATGCCACGTCGAAAGGGTCGTACGTCGTCCTCGAGCCGGACTTCCTCGTCAACGTCACCGACGTCCGCTCGTGGGTGCAGTGTCCCCGGATGTACTACCTGAACAAGCTCTCGGGCGTGCCGCTCAACTACCCCGTCGTGAAGGGGACCATCGTCCACGAGGTGTTCGGCGACCTGCTCCGTGGCCGGGAGTTCGACGCCGCGGTCGAGGACCGGGTCGCCGAGGCGGGTCTCGAACTCGGGCTGCTGGAGAAGTCGGCCGCGGAGGTCGAGGCCGACGTCCGCGCGAACGCCCGCGCGATCGACGGCTGGCTCTCGCAGGGGACCTTGGGGGAGGAGGACGACTGGCGGAGCGAGTACACGCTGATCAGCGAGCGCTTCGGCATCAAGGGCCGGGCTGACGCGCTCCGGCGGGGGATGCCCGTCGAGCTGAAGACGGGGAAGAACACCAATCGCGATCCGCGCTTCCAGGACAAGATCCAGGCCGCCTGCTACGCGCTGTTGCTCGAGGAGCGCGGCGGCGTGGACAGCGAGACGTCTTCGACGTCTCGGGCAGCCGGAGCCAACGGCTCCGGCGATAGCGCGGGACGAGGTCCCGCTGGCAGCCGGACGGCGTCCGGCGACACGGAGCCGCCAGACACCGGTACGCTTCTGTATACGAAGAACTCCGCACTCGACCGGAACGAGGCGACGGGCGACCTCTCGCCGGCCAAGGAGTTCTCGATCGGACACGGGCTGCTCGAGTTCGTCGTTCGGACGCGAAACGAGATCGCCGCCATGGAGCACGGCTTCGGCGTGCCGACGGGCTACGAGGCCGACGCCAAATGCGAGTACTGCTTCGAGCAGGACACCTGCATGGTGGTCTCCGGACGCCTCGACCAGGAGTCGAAGGCCGGGAAGATCGCGAGTGCCCTCCCCGAGCACGAGCGCGAGTACTTCGATCGGACCTACCGCCTGATCGAGGAGGAACGCCGCGAGACCCACCGCGAGTACGCGAAGCTCTGGGAACAGACCCCCCAGGAGCGCGCCGACGACGACCGCGCGCTGATCGGCCTCGAGCCCGTCAGCGAGACGATGCGCGAGGACGGCCGCTGGGAGCTTCGCGCCCGCGGCTCCGGTGCCGTCTCGAAGCTCCGCGAGGGCGACGTGGCGCTCGCGAGCGACGGCGATCCCATCCGAGGCCACGCGGAGCTCGCGCGAATCGAGCGCCTGGGCGAGGAGGTCGTCGTCGCGACCGACGAGCCGGTTCCGCTGAGACGGCTCGACGTCTATCCCTCGGACATGAGTTCTGACGGGATGCTCACGGCGCTCCACGACGCGCTGTTGAAGGGCGACCCCCGCAGGAAGGCGGTGCTGTTCGGCGAGGAGGCGCCCGAGTTCGGCGAGAGCGAGGAGACGTTCATCGGGAACAACGCCTCCCAGGACGAGGCCGTCAGACAAGCCGTCGCCGCCGAGGACTTCGCGCTGATCCACGGCCCGCCGGGAACCGGGAAGACCTACACCATCGCCCGGACGATCCGCGCGCTGGTCGAGCGCGGCGACCGAGTGCTGCTGTCGGCCTTTACGAACCGCGCGGTCGACAACGCGCTGGAGGCGCTTCGCGACCAGGGCTTCACGGAGTTCGTCCGCTTCGGCACCGAACACGGGGTGCGCCCGGACATGCAGCCGTTCCTGCTCGAGCGTCGGGGCGATCCCGAGGAGCGAGCACGGGAGCTGCGCGAGGCGTCCGTCGTGGCCGCGACGACCGCGAGCTGTGGCTCGCGGATCATGCGCGAGCAGGAGTTCGACGTCGCGCTGGTCGACGAGGCCTCCCAGCTCACGGAGCCCGCGACGCTCGCGGCGATCAATCGAGCGAAACGGTTCGTCCTCGTCGGCGACCATCACCAGCTCCCGCCCGTGGTCCGCACGGAGAACGAGCTCTCGCGGTCGCTGTTCGAGCGGTTGATCGAAACCCACCCCGAGGCGGGTGTGATGCTCGATCGCCAGTACCGCATGGCCCAGCGGATCCAGTCCTTTTCCTCGCGTGAGTTCTACGACGGGAAGCTCCGGCCGGCGACGGGAGCAGTCGCCCGCCAGCGGATCGACGACCTCGAGAGCGTCTCGTTCGAGGCGCTCCCCGAAGCCCTCAGAGAGCGAGCGTCGTTCGTCGACGTCGAGGGCGACGACGGGAGACACACCGACGAACGGGAAGCGGGGCGGATCGCCGAACTCGTCGAGCGGTTCGCCGAAGCGGGCGTCGACCCGGCCGACATCGGCGTCATCGCACCCTTCCGCGCGCAGGTGACGACGATCGACGGACGGGTACCCGAGGCGGTGACGGTCGACACCGTCGATCGGTTTCAGGGATCGAGCAAGGAGGTCGTGATCGTCTCGCTGGTCGCGAGCGATTCCGCCGACATGGAGGGACCGATCTTCGACGACTACCGCCGGGTGAACGTCGCACTGACCCGGGCGAAGAAGTCGCTCGTCCTCGTCGGAACGGGCGACGCGCTCCGGTCTGACGACCTCTACGGGCGGATCGTCGACTGGGCAGAGCGATGA
- a CDS encoding NUDIX hydrolase, with product MSGLGSAYSQKAYAYVTRRTDEEGDQLLVFRERADPDAGVQVPKGGIDRHETPEVAVRRELREESGIAHDSPVFHLASDRWRRPDGKRVARHFFHMHVEESRDEWAHEVSSGDEDDGLIYDLSWRPLPLSNGLAKGMHAYVPLLGR from the coding sequence ATGTCAGGTCTGGGATCGGCCTACTCGCAGAAGGCCTACGCGTACGTCACGAGACGGACCGACGAGGAGGGAGACCAGCTACTGGTGTTCCGCGAGCGCGCCGATCCGGACGCCGGCGTCCAGGTTCCGAAGGGCGGCATCGACCGCCACGAGACCCCCGAGGTCGCCGTCCGGCGTGAGCTTCGTGAGGAGTCGGGGATCGCCCACGACTCGCCGGTGTTCCACCTCGCCTCCGACCGGTGGCGCCGCCCGGACGGGAAACGCGTCGCGCGGCACTTCTTTCACATGCACGTCGAGGAGTCGCGCGACGAGTGGGCCCACGAGGTGAGCAGCGGCGACGAGGACGACGGGCTGATCTACGACCTCTCCTGGCGACCGCTGCCGCTCTCGAACGGCCTGGCGAAGGGGATGCACGCCTACGTCCCGCTGTTAGGGCGGTAA
- a CDS encoding nuclear transport factor 2 family protein gives MDAESTLLEYYDALRAGEPLHPYFAEEEGALKFGISERLDGYEEIEDGLREQTETTDDWTVESRDLVVTERERTAWFGDDVRMAWTTADGDRHDFDTRWSGCLERRGDGGDADWRFVSMHVSVARGL, from the coding sequence ATGGACGCCGAGAGCACGCTTCTCGAGTACTACGACGCGCTCCGCGCCGGCGAGCCCCTCCACCCGTACTTCGCCGAGGAGGAGGGTGCGCTGAAGTTCGGCATCTCCGAGCGCCTCGACGGCTACGAGGAGATCGAGGACGGCCTTCGCGAGCAGACGGAGACGACCGACGACTGGACGGTCGAGAGCCGCGACCTCGTCGTGACCGAACGCGAGCGGACCGCCTGGTTCGGCGACGACGTCCGGATGGCCTGGACGACCGCCGACGGCGATCGGCACGACTTCGACACCCGCTGGAGCGGCTGTCTCGAGCGTCGCGGGGACGGAGGCGACGCCGACTGGCGGTTCGTCTCGATGCACGTCAGCGTCGCTCGGGGACTGTGA
- a CDS encoding zinc-dependent metalloprotease — MNLLRTLRTISGASGEGPVDWDAVAAAAKNATPPGSVDLTPTEIEGYRADVRAARSAIREVAVVSFDLPRTIEIQNRHHWIDANVSTFRRVMAPLESRTDAIFPGAARVLNTASTTLMLSFLGKNVLGQYDPLLLADGDQEHALYFVHPNIRQVARELDVDEARFRRWIAFHEVTHAAEFGAAPWLPSYLESQMERGVESLAGGAFDRTAFRELDAAMTAVEGYAELLMDRAFDDEYEDLREKVEARRRGRGPIARLVRRLLGLGLKRRQYERGKAFFEAVADARGIEGASVVWESPDHLPTNDELDHPERWLARVD, encoded by the coding sequence GTGAATCTCCTTCGAACTCTCCGGACGATCTCGGGGGCTTCTGGCGAGGGGCCGGTCGACTGGGACGCCGTCGCGGCGGCGGCGAAGAACGCGACGCCGCCCGGTTCGGTCGATCTCACCCCGACGGAGATCGAGGGGTATCGCGCCGACGTGCGGGCCGCCCGCTCGGCGATCCGTGAGGTCGCGGTCGTCTCGTTCGACCTGCCGCGGACGATCGAGATCCAGAACCGTCACCACTGGATCGACGCCAACGTCTCGACGTTTCGGCGGGTGATGGCCCCCCTCGAGAGCCGCACCGACGCGATCTTTCCGGGCGCCGCTCGCGTGCTCAACACCGCCTCGACGACGCTGATGCTCTCGTTTCTCGGCAAGAACGTCCTCGGCCAGTACGACCCTCTCCTGCTGGCCGACGGCGACCAGGAGCACGCGCTCTACTTCGTCCACCCGAACATCCGCCAGGTCGCTCGCGAACTCGACGTCGACGAGGCGCGCTTTCGCCGGTGGATCGCCTTCCACGAGGTGACCCACGCCGCGGAGTTCGGCGCCGCTCCGTGGCTCCCCTCGTACCTCGAGTCTCAGATGGAACGCGGCGTCGAGTCGCTCGCGGGGGGCGCGTTCGACCGGACGGCGTTTCGCGAGCTCGACGCCGCGATGACGGCCGTCGAGGGGTACGCCGAACTCCTCATGGACCGGGCGTTCGACGACGAGTACGAGGACCTCCGCGAGAAGGTCGAGGCCCGACGTCGGGGTCGGGGCCCGATCGCACGACTCGTCCGTCGGCTGCTCGGCCTCGGGTTGAAGCGTCGCCAGTACGAGCGCGGCAAGGCCTTCTTCGAGGCGGTCGCGGACGCCCGCGGCATCGAGGGCGCGAGCGTCGTCTGGGAGTCCCCAGACCACCTGCCGACGAACGACGAACTCGACCACCCGGAGAGATGGCTCGCGCGCGTCGATTAA
- a CDS encoding LSM domain-containing protein gives MSGRPLDVLEAAIGDPVTVRLKDGEEFDGTLTGYDQHMNVVIEDEDNTTIIRGDNVVSITP, from the coding sequence ATGAGTGGACGACCGCTTGACGTGCTCGAGGCCGCGATCGGCGATCCCGTGACGGTCCGCCTGAAGGACGGCGAGGAGTTCGACGGCACGCTCACCGGGTACGACCAGCACATGAACGTCGTCATCGAGGACGAGGACAACACAACCATTATACGCGGCGATAACGTGGTCTCGATAACTCCATGA
- a CDS encoding 50S ribosomal protein L37e produces MTGAGTPSQGKKNITTHVKCRRCGEKSYHSKKKECSSCGFGKSKKQRGYAWQSKTGDN; encoded by the coding sequence ATGACTGGCGCAGGAACCCCGAGCCAAGGGAAGAAGAACATCACGACGCACGTCAAGTGCCGACGCTGTGGCGAGAAGTCGTATCACTCCAAGAAGAAGGAGTGTTCGTCGTGCGGGTTCGGCAAGTCGAAGAAGCAACGCGGCTACGCCTGGCAGTCGAAGACCGGCGACAACTGA